The following nucleotide sequence is from Triticum dicoccoides isolate Atlit2015 ecotype Zavitan chromosome 7B, WEW_v2.0, whole genome shotgun sequence.
TGCGGTGGTGGTGTCAGagatggcaatgcggaagtggtggtggtggttgatgaagaagcaaccgtccctaagtagtcaaaacaccttaggagactcaattcacagctcaaacaaccacaaatgctaaatggagcaaaatgggttaggttgcggaaggctatggtggttttgtggatgatatggtggaggttctaggcaaagatgccaaagtgtcAAAAATTTgacggagtcaaatgatgttggaacctatctaggtggatgggggatgttaatagctactcaacgagctaaagaacgtcaaaaacagaCTCcggatgcaaaagttagagccaaaacggTGAAGTGCTCGCGACTGCTATAggggggccgtgcgcacggggtctagggcccgtggacacggggtccCGTGTGCATGGTGCATGTACCGAGGACACGGGGTCACCAGAGACTGGGGGGGCGTGCGCACGGGGTTGGGGGCCCGTGGGCACAGGGTGGGCGGAAGTTTCGCGATTTCGCGCCAAAATTGAAGGATTTGGTGGTGGGAATTGTGTGTGGGGGGGAAGCTAGATACACTTGCCAAACATCAAAATCATAGATCAAACACAACAAATCTCACAAGAACCAACAAATTAccaaaaaaaaatttggggctatttttgtggggattttcgaaattgggcaagaacaagcaaaattaggctagagaacaaggtggggggctccaatttcgtgagaaaccttggctcatgataccataatgttgtagggtggaaccctagatggagatctttcatgaattggagggggaatccccaagaacaagaagaatgcAAGGGAGAAacaaagaggaacactcaagaacaagctcaaatcacacatccactagactcacATCCAGACAAGATCCACAAAGGTACaagaacaacaaaaggaaagatacatgaCAGAGTTCAtctcaaatccaaaggagatgaggtcttgatgatctagatagatccttcccataaggaggtcttgaatccctagggatcttccccaatggaggtcttgaactccaatagagccttctctctcaagaggaatcccacaaggggaggtacatgagctaagctatATTCTTAGCTTAGCCTAACTGGAGGAGATGAATGCGTATATATAGTCCTAGGGGATGAAGGGGTAAGTAGAGGCAAAATAGACATTACATGGGCAAAGCTCGCAGCAACATTCAGGGGGCCCGTGTGCATGTGGTAAgtagagcccgtgcgcacggggtatccagagacctgacgcatgaccccgtgcgcacggggtccatgAGGCCCGTTGACACGGGGGTCCCTTGGGCatggtacacgcccgtgcgcacaggatcttcaggaccgccagcctgggaggcccgtgggcacggggtcggaggggcccgtgcgcacggggtcgcttgGTAGCTActgccttcttcttggcgcctccttctccccttctaggcttccctcttggatggtgtagatgttcgcttcttcttggactcctcctcgatgaatgtgtagctccgctcacacctatgtatgcacacACGAGAAGGGTCAAGTAGTGTACCATCCTCAAAAGGTATTAatggacacgtgtaaaggagatgattcaccttttgtatgtatgaagtagatgtcgcatgagtcacttgccaaatggactcttgacatggtgatgtccataggatgctacaCATCACCATAGCTGATGGTGGCCACCGTCTTCGAGCTCACGAAACACCCAGATTTGACAGGGAGCAGCACCTGGATGTCGTTTTTGGCAGCTCTACTCTCATGAAGCTAGCATGGATAGGTAGTTGCCATCACGCACATTTGCTCGTTTTCAGCATCAGGAGGAAGAAGATGATTGGATTTTCTTGGAAGGACTAATCCAGTGAGGATGCTGGACAAGAAAATATGTGGAATATGGATCTCAAAACCGAAGAAAAGCAGGCCACCTTGGTGGCTCTGTGCTCAGAAAAGAGGATTGTTTATTGTTTCACAAAAGTATGATTTTTTGACAGCAACTCATCCGCCTTAGTCTCGTCTTTCGTTGACGACGGAGCACCACGTAGTAGTGTTCGGGGGCGCATCTCTATGAAAATCCATACAAGTATCGGAACCGGCTATAGAGATGGGAAAGAGAAAATCCCGAAATGCATCTATGAAAAAATGACATTTTTTCAGTCAATGAACTAAGACTAGCAGTTCATTTTTATTCTGCAGGGAAACTTTTTTGGATGAAATTCTGAACACTATTCAAAGATATAAGCAACTGCCATTGTCCAAGAATGCACTAATTATCTGaacatcgttttgtttttttgtagCAAGTTATTCTATAAATACTGAACACTATGCAAGGAAATCAGCAGCTGCCACTATTCAGAGAATGAGCTAATTCTcagaaaatcgttttgtttttatgTAGCAAGTTATTCTATGAATACTGAACACTATGCAAGGAAATCATCACCTGCCATTGTTCAGAGAATGAGCTAATTCGCTGAAAATTGTTTTGTTTCTCTCTAGCAAATTATTGTATGGATTGGCTAAGAAATTGAGCTCTGAATATTGTTCAAACAACAGAGATAGAGCATAGTCTGTATATACATTGAACATTAAGCTAGAAGAATTCTTAGCTAATCCTTGATGAGACATTGGTGTGCTGAATGATCTCTGTTACCCaccataatttatttattttatatgaaATATGCATGCTTGTATGTGTTGTCCCATTTTAGTACTTGCAATGTCATCTTCAATTTTGTCATAAATTAGGATTTTGTTTAGTTATAAATTTTAGGTTCTAATATGGTGCCTGCTACTCCTTTTGACCATTTTTGCAGGTCAGAGTTGAAACAAACCTACAAGACAGAACTCAGCTCTGGATTAGTCCTTCCGGAGCTGAGTTATTTTACACCAGTTTACCCCCTTTTAGCAGCTGCCATTATCCCTGGTACTCCTTTTGACCAGTTGTTAGTTGCCGTTATTTTACATCAGTTTACCCTCTTTTAGCACAAAGGAACAACTCATTTTCTCGCTACTCCTAATTTTTTATTGTGCTAGGAGGAGAGTTGGTTCTCAGACCACAAGAACCACATAACAGCAAGGGTTATATTCAGGTTGAAATATCTCCATAGACAATCTAACATGTACAGGGATGagtaagagatgaaaaacttcaattGAAAGCACCACAAAGGTATCTAAGCAATGATAACATCACTTGAAGAACATCCCTTTTATTTCCCTAATTTTTCGTAGGTTAATAACATACAGCGTAAATTTCAATAACTTACAACATAAATATCTTTTTATATGCAGTCTTTCATACTTAAACGACAACACATGCCTTACAAAATACTTCCTTGTTTCGTCCACTATTCTTCGTGCTAGTATCAGGTTCGGTAACATACACACAAGTAAAAATGCTCATTGTTTTTCTCCGTGCCCACCATGCAAAAAAAACAAATGTGCCCCAACAAGATAATTGCCTCCTTTGCTTTCCCATAGCATCCTATGCGCGTTGTAGCTCTTTGGTCCAGCCCACAGCACCGCGTTATGTCGCTTGTTTTTGGAGGACAGTTAAAGGGAATTAGTTCCTTCTGCTTCTATATAAGAAAATATGATAGCCATAATAAATCCTATAAGATTAATACTGCAAGTCCATAAAATTTAAGCATTCCTGGGTTCTTTTGGAGACATTGTGGCTTTCGATGGCCTGGCAGCTTGCACTTGGAACACGTGacacggacgccgagacaagcacgtgacatcaCTACCATCCTGtctagacgagcacgtgacaccactgccaccctgtctataTTAGGGTAACGCGAGTCCACGCGAACGTCGTCGTGGTAGCaacaacggacgccgagacgagcacgtgacaccaccgcCTCGAGGTGGACGTCATCGAGCACGTCACGCCAAATTCAcacaaaaaatgttcgtgttttaaaAAATTGACggaaatttcataaaatgttcttgttttccatTTTTTTTCACAAATTCAAAAGTTGTTCATTTCTATAAATATGTTCTTGCTTTTCTTATTAATTTTTTAAAACTTGTTCGTAGTAGATCAATTTAATGTCGATTCAACCGAAAAGCAATGGATCAATTTACTTCAATACGCTATTTTTTGTTAACAAAATTATGTTCCTGGATAGTAATTATCGAAAGGGAATAGAGGGATAGGCTAATTTTTGTGTGTGTAAAAGTAGCAATTCGTTTTAGTTTTTTTAGGCAAAGCAATTCGTTTTCGTTTCCGTTTTTTTGGTTGAAAGTGCTAGTTCATTTCAATTAAAAGTGAGATTTCCCACCCATTACTGTCCCTGAAAAACCGCTGGCCCAGAAAAGGAATGGGCGGAATAGGTAATacaggcccaaaagaaaaaaaaacgaagAAAGGGAATAGAGCCTAGGTGCGGTATTGGGCCAAGGCTGGGCCAAACTCACGAAAGTGGAGCGCTCAAGGCCGGGATCGATCGCGAAGAGGAAGAGAACGAGGGGAGCTGATCGCTAACTTTGTAGTTTGCTGTCGAGATAAATACACTTATGGTCATTGAAGTTAAGGTCAAAGCACAGTACGGTCACTAAAATTCAGAATACGTTCAATACGGTCATTGAATATGAGATacgatgattatacggtcactgactCACCGTATAACATCGTATTTTGTCTGGTTGACCGGTCAAATAGTCTACTTGCCACTTAGGACAGCACTGTGTTGCGTCCATACTTCTATGGGTCTCACGTGTCAGTGAGTataaaaagcaaaatgaagaaaaaTGATTTAATTCGTGGGGTGCAGAGTCGAACTTGAGACCTAACGATCGTAAACATCGCGCCGCTAACCACCGCGGCGTCGTAATTTTGTGTGAGTAAGTCGAGGACCGCCATTTAAAACTAAACATAAGGTACCATGTTTTGACACTATCTTAATCTGTTTTTTTTTGTTCCGACATGTTCTCTCTGTGTAAGTTTTCTTTTGTTGACAACACATGCGAGCATGTTTTTTTTTCCTTTGTTTGGTTTTGCCGTGTGTGCACGTGCGTACATGTTAATGTGTGTTATCTGTGATTTTTCTCTCTCGTTTTCTGCTGTGAGCATGTAATGTGTGCATGCGTGCTGCGTGCGACCAGGACGTGATGTTCCGTGGAGACGAGAATCAGTTGCGTAGTTGAGGTGGGCCACCTCTTGTTGGCGATAGACCTCCTCCCGCGCCATGCTCGACAAGCCGGACAACTTTGTCGTGTCGACTGATGCCATAACGCGCCTCGCCGTGGTCAAGCCCTTCATCGCTCTCGACACACTCAAGTTTTTCTTTTGCTCGCTGTGGCCGACGTTCTCTGCCTGACATGCTCGGCGTCGATGTGCTCCTGCATGTAGTCTCACTCGCGCAGGGGTCACTCTTGATCACCTCCCAATCAACCCCTCGAAGAACCTCATCGCCTTGCCACCATGGCCCTAGCTCCCGCCATGCTTCTTGTGCCTCATGCGTTGGTTGTCTAGTCTTCTCTCCACCCGAGTCCAAGAACCTCTCGTCGTCCACTGTCGTGTGCATTCCACTGAAGCTCTAAGGCCAAGACCGCGAGTGCCTTCTGGAGCAATGCCGACAAAAAGGTGCTGCAACAGATGGCGTAGGGCGCTATAGGATGACGAACCGGACGTCGGCGCACACCTCCATGCACATTGTGCGTCGCATCAGCCTTCTCGAGCAATGCCGAGCGGTTGTGCGGTGCGTTGTGTACGTGCGTGATGTGCATGCTGTCCTTGCGTGTGTGTGCATGCATTGCTGTTTATATTAAAAAAGAATGGTCTACATGCAACCATCATTGGTCTGAGTTGTTAGCCATGTTGTTACTAACCGAGGGATCTCGGGTTCGAATCTCTTCTCTCGACCGTAGTTcttattcttttatttatttatttcaccaACTGACAAGTGGGTCCCGCCGAACAGAGAGAGCATGTAACGATGACCAGGACTATTTGACCGGTCAACAGTGCCATACGCAGGGGCGGATCTGGGCCCagggcccaggcccggggcgtgGGAATTCTTTTTAGTTATTACCTATGGGCGGGCTTAGCCCAACAACATCCAGCCATCCACCGGGCGCGCATCAGCACCGAGCCACCGCTCGCCGCATCGCCCTGCACACCGCTCGCCGCCTCGCCCCAGACCTAGATCGACgcaggcagccgccgccgccgcccgcccgtgaTTCCCCTCCGCTCCGGCGCTCCCCTGCTAGCCTACTCCGCCGTTCCCCACCTGCAGACCTGCTCGCCTGCTCCGCGGTCCGCACCTCCGCCTGCTCCTCCGcccgcccgcgccctccgccgctcgGCGGCTGGTCCCCTGCTGCTCAGGCCTCCGGTGCTCGCCGGCTCGCCGCCCCGGCTGGTCCCAGCCAGCCCTCCCACCGTCCCACGACTAAACGCAGTACACAGGTACCGTTATCAACATAACCCCAAATTTCCCAATTTCTGACTCAAACCTTATAATGAATGATTCATTTCCTGTTGTTCCGTTATATGATTGATACTAATGCAGGGACTGATAGAATGCATTCTTTTTCTTGTAGAATTGGCATGTACTGCTAGGTAGGCTTCTCTTATGCAAAACTGAGACTTAATTTTTTTTTGACCTGAAACTGAGACTTAATTGAGAATTGTAGTGTCTTTGTAAGACCATATTGATTTATATCACGTGCTATTGGCAAATTAATTAGAACGTTTACATGTCATACTTGTCAATTTTTttaggtggaccaccctgttttaaATTCCTAGATCCGCCACTGGCCCCTTGCTGTACATATGGACGGAGAGCGTGTGGAACGGGGAAGCCGCCACCCTAAGAAGAAGGGGAAGCATCGTCATGAAGAGGGGAAGGCAAAGGATAAGTCGAAGCGTCACAGAGACAAAGAGGCAACTGGCACTGATGTGGCTTCAGATATCCGAGAAAACGGCAAGGAAGAGGCTGTGATAGGCATCGCGGAGGAGGGGGAAGGCCGCAAGAGCAAGAAAGGGAAGGGCCGccatgaggagaagaacaaggtgaATGTTTCAGTCGTTTCCGGCAGCATAGAGAACGGTGCTGGTGAGGAGCAGGCCAAGAAGTCGGGCTCAATGGCAATGAAGCCTTGTTCGGAGGGTGCCACGGACAAAGTCAATGTGAAGAAAGACAAGAAGAAaaaggataaaaagaaagagaaagaagcTGAGGCGACCGAGCAGAAGCAGAGTTTTGATACTACTGTTGGTAAGGAGCAAGCTGAACCTTCTAGCTTGATGGCGGTAAAGCCCCGTGTGGACTTTGCCGAGGGTGATACGAGCAAAGACAATGTGAAGaaagacaagaagaaaaagaaggaggagaagaaggaagagaaagAAGCTGAGACGACTGGGCAGAAGCAGACATTTGACACTACTGTTGAAAATTCAGGGGCAGAGCCTACAGAGAGAGACACGGTTGACGGAAAACAGTCTAGCAAGTCAAAGAAGAGCAAACGTAAGCATAATGATGGTGCACCTGCCGTAGAGGTTTCTGCTGGCGATCAAATCGTGACAAGGGAAGATAAGAAGAGAAGGAAGGAACCAGTTGTGCTGGAAGCGAGCAACCAAACCCAAAACACAAATGAAGGTGAGAATAGAGAGATTAAGAAGAGAGGAAAGGAAAGCAGTAAAGCCAGTCCAGACTTTAGTGAGAATGCATCTGCTGGGGGAGTGGAAGCTGGTTTAGGTGTTAATAAtgataagaagaaaaagaagagcaaggggATTGGAggaggaaaaaaaaagaaagaaaaggcagCTCGGTCAACAAAGGGTAAGCGGGTGAGTTCTGCTGATTCCGTGGAGATGTTTAGAACCGAAGGTGGTGATGGTGATGGGATTGgaggaagaaaaaagaaagaaaaggcagCTCCATCAAAGAAGAAAGGCAAGCGAGTGAGCTTTGCTGATTCTGCGGAGGTGTTTAGCATCGAAGGTGGTAATAATGAAGAGGATGTCAGCAGTGATGAATCTAAACGTGTGCATGGTCGGTTTACCCCAGAGGAAGACGCCACCCTCATGGAAGCTATGAGGGGTTACGCAGAGGTTGCATCTCTTGCTTTAAATTTTGCATTCATGTGAAAATGAGCAGACCTAAACCGAATGGAAGCTATGCCCATGGCATGTTTTTGTGAGAAAGGGCTGATTCTATTTTATAATGTAGATGGATGCTTTTTCTTTAACTTAAAATGATTGATTGCAACCATATGTTATTTTAATTTGATCCAACCTATACATGGAACTATTGTCATTTGTTTTAAATCACAGCATATCGATAGAACATGAACTTATTACAGTTACTTACTACTTATAGGTGCATGTGTTATGTATGGGTTTGTATAAAGCACTCCAGCTGATCATTTAATATGGAAGTTTATTGTATCGAATCGAAGTGTTCTATGACGAACGGAAGTATGCTTGTCCTGTAAATAAAATGTTCATTCCCTTAGGTGGGAACTGGCTGGGAGAGTTATCAGGAAGTTCCTTATGGTGGTTGGAATTTACAAATAATTGAATATATATATTTTCTGCATTACTATATTTTCTCCATTGTTTTTTAACTTATGTACTTATTTTCTGCATTGTCTTTACTGTTAAGAAGTATTTTCCAATGTGATTTAGTTGAACTTCATCTTGCTGTGAATTTGTAGTTTGAGTTTTAATATCAAGaaaataattaaatgcatgaatataaatcctcaagtatatcttgaatactaATTTTGCTCTAATGTATGCTAAATTAGCATCTACAATGGTCTCATTTTGAAGTTAAATTATTTTGGATTTTGCGCATATTGACTAATATTCTATTTTGCTTTCTGCCTACCCTTCCTTTATCCATCAATGTTATATTGTTTTCTTTTGTGTGCTCGAGTTTTATGTGTCGACTTTACTTTTTCTCTTTACCAGTAAATTCACTTGTGATTGCAAATGCCATGCCCAACATATTTGAGAGAGTTCTCGTTGTGTTTCTTATTTTAGATGAAGCAACTGGGGGAGAAAGGTTTAGAGATGATTGGGTCTTGTTGTAAATACCCAGAGCTCAAGGGTTGTTGGGATGATATAGGtaatccaaaataaaataaaatctggAGCTATGTTCTTCAACGTTTCCTCCTCATGCTCTTCGTGTGTTAATGTCAGTTAAGCATGTAACCTTTATGAAAAAGTCTTTATTAAGACCCACCATCTCACGTTGAATTTCCAAGCAATCAACATTCCATCCCTTTTTCTTACCTGGATTGCAGACAACTTATAATATTTAATTGCTGATGCACATTCTTTGCAGCGAAATCGTTACCCCATAGACCTTACTTGGCGATATACAGGCGAGCACATACATTACTCTATAGGAGCACCGGATGTAAATGGACACATGAAGAAAAAGAGCAGATTCAGCAGTACGCAAATTCCTTTTGCTGAGACAAAATTATATCTGCACGACCATATTTACTCAATTGTCTTTAGTATTAAGACGTAATCGTATTGTTATCTAATGTGATTAAGTTGAACTTCATGTTTGCTGCTACTTTGTAGTATGTGTTACAAATCTTTACTCCTATTGAAGATGTCAATTGGTGACAGTGTCATGTTCGCCTCTTTCTCCCTTCCTGATGTTTATACCTTTTCTTGGTGGTTATGTGTGTCACCATAGTTTGATAAAACAACATCAACCTGCATGTGCCACTAATGTATATTAGCAAATGCCTTTAGGTAGTCTAATTTTTTTATCCCAATGTAACTTGTTACTCTGTTTGATACTTTTTGCAAGTCCTCCTTGTGATCTCATAGCAGAGCTACCTGAGACATGGTTCGTTGGGTTCATGGTAGAAAATAAGGTTCTCCCATCAGACAGTTCACAAACTGAATTCCAGTGCATGGACTTTGACTTCCATGCATTAATTTTGCTTTGCAGCTAATAAATTAGATTATGTAGGGGTAAAAATTGAAAAGTTAGGTAGGTGCTTGTTGGGCGGGCCTGGCTCCGTCGCTTGAAGTAGATGGAGTAACTAATGCAAAATTTCCATGTCACCGGTTATCAACTACCTCATGGGCTTCTTGTCGCTGCTACCACTGTCCCAATCTGTTTACTTTGACTCAACCTAGCAGCCCCACTTCCTTCAAATGGCAGAGGAAGGGGGATGAGGATATGCTTGGTTGACAGGGAAAACAGTGGTCTGATCTGATCTGTCTGACATTGGAGCAAAATCTGATGGTGACAAAGGTTAGTTGCATTGGTGAGGATGGTGACTGGTGTAAACCTTTCACGGCGTCATCACCATCAGAATGCATCACTGTTATCAATTAAGCATATGGGATTGGCAGTCCCCATGAATCATACTGTGCACCAACCAATGCCAGATCATT
It contains:
- the LOC119337804 gene encoding uncharacterized protein LOC119337804, which produces MDGERVERGSRHPKKKGKHRHEEGKAKDKSKRHRDKEATGTDVASDIRENGKEEAVIGIAEEGEGRKSKKGKGRHEEKNKVNVSVVSGSIENGAGEEQAKKSGSMAMKPCSEGATDKVNVKKDKKKKDKKKEKEAEATEQKQSFDTTVGKEQAEPSSLMAVKPRVDFAEGDTSKDNVKKDKKKKKEEKKEEKEAETTGQKQTFDTTVENSGAEPTERDTVDGKQSSKSKKSKRKHNDGAPAVEVSAGDQIVTREDKKRRKEPVVLEASNQTQNTNEGENREIKKRGKESSKASPDFSENASAGGVEAGLGVNNDKKKKKSKGIGGGKKKKEKAARSTKGKRVSSADSVEMFRTEGGDGDGIGGRKKKEKAAPSKKKGKRVSFADSAEVFSIEGGNNEEDVSSDESKRVHGRFTPEEDATLMEAMRGYAEMKQLGEKGLEMIGSCCKYPELKGCWDDIAKSLPHRPYLAIYRRAHTLLYRSTGCKWTHEEKEQIQQFVEKNGTDWKTLAQELGKSEIHVKHAWRRIKPKKKKGADDEEDVSGSESELVHGHRFTAEEDAILMEAMRDYAELKQLGEKGLEMIGSCSKYPELKGCWDDIAKSLPHRPHEAIYHRARILLYRGAERKWTDDEKEKIRRFVEINGTDWKTLARELGKSEIHVKDTWRRMKPKNLKKGRWTQDEHQNLFDLVNLDLRLKAHQIKNPDHRMLRDNISWEAISDKLTTRNHKNCCLKWYETLASPMVKEGIWSDVDDYLLVEALQKVDAVCIEDVDWDSLLDHRSGEVCRQRWNQMVRAIGGHREKPFIEQVEVLSRRYCPEMIEYRSEEKV